Proteins encoded by one window of Chloroflexota bacterium:
- a CDS encoding deoxyguanosinetriphosphate triphosphohydrolase produces MFARQELEEIELQRLASYAVKSRESRGRAYPEPEHPYRTAFQRDRDRIIHTTAFRRLEYKTQVFVNYEGDYYRTRLTHSIETAQIARTMARALGANEDLAEAISLAHDLGHTPFGHSGEVALNEVMKEYGGFNHTDQSVRIVEKLERRYPDFPGLNLTWEVREGIVKHTTEYDVAEAVEYEPDKRATLEGQLVNAADEIAYTTHDLDDGLRSELLQVSDLHDIQLWREALEALSIQESPFTEMDRRRVIRYLINLEVTDVIQTVERKLRDLGIKSPEDVRRAPYNLVGFSAEMQSRNRQLKDFLFANLYCHYRVMRMQVKAQRLICQLFEAYLHEPRQLPLEIQARFADEQPERVICDYIAGMTDRFAIQEYRKLFDPTVRG; encoded by the coding sequence CTGTTCGCACGTCAAGAACTAGAAGAAATCGAGTTACAGCGTTTGGCTTCTTATGCAGTCAAAAGCCGTGAATCGCGTGGGCGGGCCTATCCCGAACCGGAACATCCTTACCGTACTGCGTTTCAACGCGACCGCGATCGCATTATTCACACCACAGCGTTCCGGCGGCTTGAATACAAAACGCAAGTTTTCGTCAACTATGAGGGGGATTACTACCGCACGCGGCTGACCCATAGCATCGAGACAGCTCAGATCGCACGGACGATGGCCCGTGCATTGGGAGCCAACGAAGACTTGGCCGAGGCGATCTCCCTCGCACATGATCTAGGACATACCCCTTTCGGACACTCAGGCGAGGTGGCTCTGAATGAGGTGATGAAAGAATACGGTGGGTTTAATCACACTGATCAGAGCGTGCGCATCGTAGAGAAACTCGAACGGCGCTATCCAGATTTCCCTGGTTTAAACCTGACTTGGGAAGTACGCGAGGGAATTGTGAAGCACACCACCGAATACGACGTCGCCGAAGCCGTAGAATACGAGCCGGATAAACGAGCAACTTTAGAGGGCCAACTGGTCAATGCTGCGGATGAAATTGCCTACACCACCCATGATCTTGACGATGGCCTGCGCTCCGAGTTGCTCCAAGTGAGCGATTTGCACGATATACAATTGTGGAGGGAGGCTCTTGAGGCATTAAGCATCCAGGAATCCCCCTTCACTGAGATGGATCGTCGTCGGGTTATTCGCTACCTGATCAATCTGGAAGTAACCGATGTCATCCAGACCGTAGAGCGTAAACTAAGGGACCTGGGCATCAAGTCACCTGAAGATGTACGCCGTGCCCCTTACAACCTAGTGGGTTTTTCCGCAGAGATGCAAAGTAGGAATCGCCAGTTGAAGGATTTTTTGTTTGCGAATCTGTATTGTCATTATCGAGTAATGCGCATGCAAGTGAAAGCGCAACGCCTGATTTGCCAGCTTTTCGAAGCCTATCTGCACGAACCCCGTCAACTTCCACTGGAAATTCAGGCTAGATTCGCCGATGAGCAACCAG
- a CDS encoding long-chain fatty acid--CoA ligase: MEKPWLKNYEPQVPHTIKYPERPLHTNLEESARKYPNATATIFMDAKLTYAQLNALADRFAAALQQLGVKKGDRVGIYLANCPQFIIGYYGALKAGAIVVSFNPLYAAREVEHQLKDSGAETMLVMSRFYPIVKQVRARTALKHVIVTNIKEYFPPLIKLLFTLAKEKHEGDRQDISGDANTYWLQDLLSKAPAKPTPVEVKPSDTACLLYTGGTTGVPKGAELSHANIMSNAVMCRHWLHDIQETKEVILTALPLYHSYGMTTCMNLGIYAAAALLLIPNPRDIPTLMQNINKHHPTLFPGVPTMYVAFNNFPDLQKYNVKSIRACISGAAGLPVEVQTKFQELTGARLVEGYGLSEASPVTHANPIYGKNKIGTIGLPWPDTDAKIVDLETGTKELPPGEIGELIVRGPQVMKGYWNMPEETALALRNGWLYTGDIARMDEEGYFQIVDRKKDMIIAGGFNIYPRDVEEVLYQHPKVKEAVVAGIPDPYRGETVKAYIVLKEGETATAEEIIEFCRANMAKYKVPTAVEFRTELPKTMVGKVLRRMLVEEEKKKLAEQGK, translated from the coding sequence ATGGAGAAGCCCTGGTTGAAGAATTACGAGCCTCAAGTCCCGCACACGATCAAGTACCCCGAGCGTCCGCTGCATACCAACCTGGAAGAATCTGCGCGCAAGTACCCTAATGCTACTGCTACCATCTTCATGGACGCCAAGTTGACCTACGCGCAGCTCAATGCCCTGGCCGACCGCTTTGCCGCTGCCCTGCAACAACTGGGGGTCAAGAAGGGCGACCGCGTGGGCATCTATTTGGCCAACTGTCCCCAGTTCATCATCGGGTACTACGGCGCACTCAAAGCTGGAGCCATCGTTGTCTCGTTCAACCCGCTCTATGCCGCGCGCGAGGTAGAGCACCAACTCAAGGATTCGGGAGCGGAGACGATGCTGGTGATGAGCCGCTTCTATCCCATCGTCAAGCAGGTGCGTGCTCGTACTGCGCTGAAGCATGTTATTGTGACTAATATCAAGGAGTACTTCCCACCGCTGATCAAGCTGCTCTTCACGTTGGCCAAGGAGAAGCACGAGGGGGATCGGCAGGACATCTCAGGCGATGCCAATACCTACTGGCTTCAGGATTTGCTCAGCAAGGCGCCCGCCAAGCCTACGCCGGTAGAGGTCAAGCCCAGCGATACCGCGTGTCTTCTGTACACAGGGGGTACCACGGGCGTGCCCAAGGGAGCCGAACTCAGCCATGCGAACATCATGTCCAACGCTGTCATGTGTAGGCACTGGCTTCATGACATTCAGGAAACGAAGGAAGTCATTCTGACTGCGCTGCCACTTTATCATAGCTATGGCATGACCACCTGTATGAACCTGGGCATCTATGCAGCAGCAGCCCTGCTGCTCATCCCCAATCCACGCGACATCCCGACGCTTATGCAGAACATCAACAAGCACCACCCAACTCTCTTCCCTGGTGTGCCCACCATGTACGTGGCGTTCAACAACTTCCCCGATCTCCAGAAGTACAATGTCAAGTCCATCCGCGCCTGCATCAGTGGCGCGGCAGGACTGCCGGTGGAGGTGCAGACCAAGTTCCAGGAATTGACCGGTGCTCGATTGGTAGAGGGCTATGGTCTGAGCGAGGCTTCACCGGTGACTCATGCCAACCCAATCTACGGCAAGAACAAGATCGGCACCATCGGCCTGCCATGGCCCGATACAGATGCCAAGATCGTGGATTTGGAGACGGGCACCAAGGAGTTGCCGCCAGGTGAGATAGGGGAACTGATCGTGCGTGGGCCACAAGTGATGAAAGGCTACTGGAACATGCCGGAGGAGACAGCGCTTGCCCTGCGCAATGGCTGGTTGTACACAGGGGACATAGCCAGGATGGATGAGGAAGGCTACTTCCAGATCGTGGACCGCAAGAAGGACATGATCATCGCTGGTGGGTTCAATATCTATCCGCGGGATGTGGAGGAAGTGCTCTACCAGCATCCTAAGGTAAAAGAGGCAGTGGTGGCAGGCATTCCTGATCCGTATCGCGGCGAGACGGTGAAGGCCTACATTGTGCTGAAGGAAGGGGAGACGGCCACAGCGGAGGAGATCATTGAATTCTGTCGTGCCAATATGGCCAAGTACAAGGTGCCGACTGCGGTGGAATTCCGCACAGAGCTGCCCAAGACGATGGTGGGCAAGGTGCTACGCCGCATGCTGGTCGAGGAAGAAAAGAAAAAACTGGCAGAGCAGGGGAAGTAG
- a CDS encoding DUF5107 domain-containing protein yields MACKSPSLNPTPVPSATPALAHLHVEVLPVGSKVYLNGEQKGCTPLKLDVLAGQYTLLIQHDGYEILQREVSPIPGQELHISAALRDVVPPVVGFDLVTTSVQVGQPVHIRAQASDNEAVAILRLSIGRNLITEANDELLDYVWDTKDAAVGFYMVEIEARDMAGNVGRATSTVQVHAVPTPLPSPTPREVVTVQPEVKVYETKITLPAYPYEPYLKEKLDIRYNFKVVWLDRAAYEASNPQPQPRAFTAIVLENPYLRLTFLPELGGRLYQCVFKPTGKKVFYENAVLKPSYWGPLSRAENWWLAVGGMEWALPVHEHGYEWGLPWTYRVERRSDGASILLRDYNENDRLRAEIRVTLPTDRAYFVVEPRLVNPTSQPIACQFWLNAALTLGSASVSPNTEFIYPTEHVIVHSTGDNALPGEHQIMPWPIYDGRDFSFYRNWHNWLGVFVPDIQQGYAGAYNHDTDLGIVRIFAAQAVPGLKLFAFGKDFPAHGEYTDDGSEYFEMWAGPCKTFWPEDDVLVGAGQAISWSEIWLPFSYIGGLDQASAEAVGKVSVQGNQVHVGIAVSKARLGQLLLRWNEQVFYEKAVQLAPERPLLLEVPLPADANLPGKLSVQLHDQGGATLLEFTSTF; encoded by the coding sequence ATGGCTTGTAAATCACCTTCTCTCAATCCAACACCTGTCCCTTCTGCCACGCCCGCTCTGGCCCATCTACATGTCGAAGTGTTGCCAGTTGGCTCGAAGGTTTATCTCAATGGTGAGCAGAAGGGCTGTACTCCATTGAAACTGGATGTTTTAGCAGGGCAATACACCCTCCTCATCCAGCACGATGGTTACGAGATCTTGCAGCGCGAGGTTTCGCCTATACCAGGGCAGGAGTTGCACATTAGCGCTGCGCTACGTGATGTCGTTCCACCTGTGGTGGGATTCGATCTGGTGACAACTTCTGTGCAAGTTGGACAGCCTGTGCATATCCGTGCCCAGGCCTCGGATAACGAAGCTGTGGCTATCCTACGCCTCTCTATTGGTAGGAATCTGATAACTGAGGCGAATGACGAACTTCTGGATTATGTTTGGGACACCAAGGATGCTGCTGTTGGCTTTTATATGGTTGAGATCGAGGCGCGAGACATGGCTGGCAATGTGGGACGTGCTACAAGCACCGTCCAGGTTCACGCTGTACCAACGCCATTGCCATCTCCCACCCCGCGAGAGGTTGTTACTGTGCAGCCGGAAGTGAAAGTGTACGAGACTAAAATCACTCTACCTGCTTACCCTTATGAGCCTTACTTGAAAGAGAAGCTGGATATTCGCTACAACTTCAAGGTCGTCTGGTTGGATCGTGCTGCATATGAAGCGTCAAATCCACAGCCGCAACCACGAGCTTTTACCGCCATTGTTTTGGAGAACCCATATCTGAGGTTGACCTTCCTGCCAGAACTAGGCGGACGGCTTTATCAATGCGTTTTCAAGCCTACTGGGAAAAAGGTTTTCTACGAGAATGCAGTCCTGAAGCCATCCTACTGGGGACCGCTCAGCCGCGCTGAGAATTGGTGGCTAGCCGTCGGTGGCATGGAATGGGCTCTGCCTGTGCACGAGCATGGTTACGAATGGGGACTGCCCTGGACCTATCGTGTCGAGCGGCGAAGCGATGGCGCTTCTATACTCCTGCGTGATTACAATGAAAATGACCGACTACGTGCTGAGATCCGGGTCACACTGCCCACTGATCGCGCTTACTTTGTGGTTGAACCGCGCTTAGTGAATCCGACTTCTCAACCGATTGCCTGTCAGTTCTGGCTCAATGCTGCGTTGACCTTGGGTTCGGCGAGTGTATCACCGAACACGGAATTCATCTATCCCACCGAGCACGTGATCGTGCACAGCACTGGCGACAACGCGCTGCCCGGTGAGCACCAGATAATGCCCTGGCCTATCTACGATGGGCGAGATTTTTCCTTTTACAGGAACTGGCACAACTGGCTGGGCGTCTTTGTTCCAGATATACAGCAAGGCTATGCAGGTGCTTATAACCATGATACGGATCTAGGCATTGTGCGGATATTCGCTGCCCAAGCCGTACCCGGGCTGAAGCTTTTTGCATTTGGCAAAGATTTTCCCGCTCATGGGGAGTATACGGATGATGGGTCGGAATACTTTGAGATGTGGGCCGGCCCTTGCAAAACCTTCTGGCCGGAGGATGACGTGCTCGTTGGAGCAGGCCAGGCTATTAGTTGGAGTGAAATCTGGCTGCCATTCAGTTACATCGGCGGTCTGGATCAGGCCAGTGCAGAAGCCGTGGGCAAGGTCAGCGTGCAAGGCAACCAGGTGCACGTAGGGATTGCGGTTAGCAAGGCACGGTTGGGGCAGTTGCTGTTGAGGTGGAACGAGCAAGTGTTTTACGAGAAAGCAGTACAGCTTGCTCCAGAGAGGCCACTTCTACTCGAGGTGCCTCTTCCTGCAGACGCAAATTTGCCTGGTAAATTGAGTGTACAATTGCACGATCAGGGCGGAGCAACCCTGCTAGAATTTACGAGTACATTTTAG
- a CDS encoding DUF3467 domain-containing protein, with product MNREKTPPQPMQISIELPAELEAVYANFAMITHSPSELVIDFARVLPNVPKAKIYARVIMTPMNAKLLHRALGDNLAKYEAQFGEIKTPEHGFGEERPIGFKH from the coding sequence ATGAACAGAGAAAAAACACCACCACAGCCAATGCAAATCAGCATTGAACTGCCAGCAGAACTAGAGGCTGTTTACGCGAATTTCGCCATGATCACCCACTCCCCATCGGAACTCGTAATTGACTTTGCCCGCGTACTGCCGAATGTGCCCAAAGCCAAAATCTATGCACGGGTGATCATGACGCCCATGAACGCCAAGCTGCTGCATCGTGCGTTAGGGGATAACTTGGCCAAATACGAAGCGCAGTTCGGGGAGATCAAGACCCCCGAACATGGATTTGGTGAGGAGCGCCCCATCGGGTTTAAGCACTGA
- a CDS encoding DUF362 domain-containing protein: MSRVYIAKCPSYDQQAVETALHESLQAFPEATKRIKPGHKVVLKANLLQAKPPEKAITTHPALVVAVAKWVRKLGAIPIIADSPGPGTLFNPRALRHVYQITGMAAAAEEGDAILNYDVRTVQVAYPEGRAAKTLDAIKMAVEADAIISLPKLKTHDLTLFTGAIKNLFGTVPGIVKSSYHARFPSVDQFAAMLVDILSYYKPVLTIMDAVVGMEGDGPSAGTPRHIGLILTSTDGVALDVVATAIVGIPPRSVPPIAAAMRRGLTTGHLEDIEVLGNPIEAVKVSGFRLPRTSGQNMRMIPSFVPAWITDQMLAKPQAGPKCTACGTCVENCPVKAITIVDRRARMDLDHCIRCYCCHELCPENAVELHLPPLARLINRFFSA; encoded by the coding sequence TTGAGCCGAGTTTATATCGCCAAGTGCCCAAGCTATGATCAGCAAGCGGTCGAGACTGCACTACATGAGAGCCTGCAGGCATTCCCAGAAGCAACGAAACGGATCAAGCCAGGCCATAAAGTCGTGCTGAAGGCTAACCTGCTGCAAGCCAAACCGCCAGAAAAGGCGATCACAACGCATCCAGCGCTTGTGGTAGCAGTTGCGAAATGGGTGCGAAAGCTCGGCGCAATACCTATTATTGCCGATAGCCCTGGACCAGGCACCCTGTTTAATCCTCGCGCGTTGCGCCATGTGTACCAAATTACCGGCATGGCCGCTGCTGCAGAAGAGGGAGACGCCATCCTCAACTATGATGTGCGCACAGTGCAAGTGGCTTACCCAGAGGGCCGTGCGGCCAAGACCCTGGATGCAATCAAGATGGCGGTGGAAGCGGATGCCATTATCTCCCTACCCAAGCTCAAGACTCACGATTTGACTCTGTTCACTGGGGCAATCAAAAACCTCTTTGGCACCGTGCCTGGCATTGTCAAATCAAGCTATCATGCCCGCTTCCCCTCGGTGGACCAATTCGCCGCCATGCTGGTAGACATTCTCAGCTATTACAAACCGGTCCTGACGATTATGGATGCTGTAGTGGGCATGGAAGGAGATGGGCCCTCTGCGGGGACACCACGCCACATCGGCTTAATACTGACAAGCACGGACGGAGTGGCTTTGGATGTCGTGGCCACCGCCATCGTAGGCATACCACCTCGCAGTGTGCCCCCTATTGCTGCAGCAATGCGCAGGGGACTTACTACGGGGCATCTTGAGGATATCGAGGTACTAGGAAATCCCATCGAGGCAGTGAAAGTATCTGGGTTCAGGCTCCCTCGTACTAGCGGCCAAAATATGCGCATGATTCCCAGTTTTGTGCCTGCTTGGATCACGGACCAGATGCTGGCCAAGCCACAGGCCGGGCCAAAATGTACTGCTTGTGGCACTTGCGTCGAAAACTGCCCTGTAAAGGCGATCACTATTGTGGACAGAAGGGCGCGGATGGACCTCGACCACTGTATTCGCTGCTACTGCTGCCATGAACTATGCCCTGAGAATGCAGTCGAACTGCACCTGCCTCCATTGGCTAGGCTCATTAACCGGTTCTTCAGTGCTTAA
- a CDS encoding class I SAM-dependent methyltransferase, giving the protein MSSMQPISRPPSEHAFDNVASLYDSWFEVPLGQTVDELEKDLLYRLAGLQSGQRALDVGTGTGHFAVDLASCGLIVVGVDLSAPMLGVAKGKGVDVHLVRGDAAALPLASESFDLVLSVTALEFVALPERAIREMWRAVRPGGRLVVGVLNALSPWAWARRRESRKQETPFSHAHFFYPWEFVKLLSGLGVVTWSSSVFIGPHGAGLSRAWGLERIGRALFRPFGALLVGRVMK; this is encoded by the coding sequence GTGAGTAGCATGCAACCAATATCAAGGCCGCCATCAGAGCACGCTTTTGACAACGTGGCTTCGCTTTACGATTCGTGGTTTGAGGTTCCGCTCGGGCAGACCGTAGACGAACTGGAGAAGGATCTGCTCTATCGTCTTGCCGGGCTACAAAGCGGACAACGTGCGTTGGACGTTGGCACGGGCACAGGACATTTTGCGGTTGATTTGGCCTCTTGCGGATTGATCGTGGTAGGCGTGGATCTGTCAGCGCCAATGCTGGGCGTGGCAAAGGGCAAAGGCGTTGATGTGCATCTTGTTCGGGGGGACGCAGCGGCATTGCCACTGGCGTCAGAATCATTCGATTTGGTGCTTTCCGTCACGGCACTGGAGTTTGTGGCTCTCCCGGAGCGGGCCATCCGCGAGATGTGGCGGGCAGTGCGACCCGGTGGACGACTGGTCGTGGGAGTGCTCAATGCGCTCAGTCCTTGGGCGTGGGCGCGCCGACGAGAGAGCAGGAAACAGGAGACACCATTCTCCCACGCGCATTTTTTCTATCCCTGGGAGTTCGTTAAGTTGCTGAGTGGGTTGGGTGTGGTGACCTGGAGCAGTTCTGTTTTTATCGGTCCGCATGGTGCCGGGTTGAGCCGAGCTTGGGGTTTGGAAAGAATAGGGCGTGCTCTATTCCGACCATTTGGCGCCTTGCTAGTGGGGAGGGTGATGAAATGA
- a CDS encoding thiamine-binding protein, whose product MSTSAQVSIYPLGQPDLSPAIEAVWQVFQEHGLHYEPGPMSTLVQGEEEALFAALRSAFHAASQHGATVMVATVSNACPHLPSQKEKIDHA is encoded by the coding sequence ATGAGCACCAGTGCACAAGTAAGCATCTATCCGCTTGGTCAGCCTGATCTTTCTCCTGCCATCGAGGCAGTGTGGCAGGTGTTTCAGGAGCACGGGCTGCACTACGAGCCCGGGCCGATGAGCACGCTGGTGCAGGGTGAAGAAGAAGCACTGTTTGCGGCATTGCGCAGTGCTTTCCACGCTGCAAGCCAACATGGAGCGACTGTGATGGTTGCTACCGTATCCAATGCCTGTCCGCACTTGCCATCGCAAAAGGAGAAGATAGACCATGCCTAA
- a CDS encoding ABC transporter permease, with protein MPKGFKRLFTQAFQEYLPPTILIALFLVVWQCATWLWRIEAYLLPSPVRIVQAGVQAQGLLSDHIQQTLRETLLGFALALVGGLLLALAIDLSAFLRRALYPLLVVTQTVPIMAIAPLLVIWLGYTIWPKIIVVALVCFFPIVVTTADGLRSADPELLALLQAMGATRRQVFLKVRVPGALPAVFSGIKIAITYSVIGAIIGEWVGASKGLGVFMLRASNSFRTDWVFVAIAISSLLSILLFLAVAMIERLALPWYYTSARAERWEEMQA; from the coding sequence ATGCCTAAAGGGTTCAAACGGCTTTTTACACAGGCTTTTCAGGAGTACCTTCCGCCAACGATCTTGATCGCACTGTTCTTAGTGGTATGGCAATGTGCTACCTGGCTGTGGCGCATCGAGGCATACTTGTTGCCCTCGCCAGTGCGCATTGTTCAGGCAGGTGTGCAAGCGCAGGGTTTGCTCAGCGACCATATACAGCAAACGTTGCGAGAAACGTTGCTGGGCTTTGCTCTTGCACTGGTCGGTGGGTTGCTCCTAGCCCTAGCCATTGACCTCTCTGCCTTCCTCCGTCGTGCGTTGTACCCACTACTGGTGGTGACACAGACCGTCCCGATCATGGCCATTGCACCACTGCTGGTCATCTGGCTGGGTTACACCATCTGGCCTAAAATCATTGTCGTTGCTCTAGTGTGCTTTTTCCCCATTGTCGTGACTACAGCCGATGGTCTGCGCTCGGCTGATCCGGAGTTGCTGGCACTGTTGCAAGCTATGGGTGCTACACGTCGGCAAGTGTTTTTGAAAGTACGCGTGCCTGGAGCTTTGCCCGCGGTATTCTCTGGTATCAAGATCGCTATCACCTACAGCGTGATCGGCGCCATCATTGGCGAATGGGTAGGCGCCAGCAAAGGCTTGGGTGTGTTCATGTTGCGTGCTTCCAATTCTTTCCGTACGGATTGGGTTTTTGTTGCCATTGCCATTAGCTCTTTGCTCAGCATTCTGCTTTTCTTGGCAGTAGCGATGATCGAGCGTTTGGCTCTGCCCTGGTACTATACATCCGCGCGTGCGGAACGTTGGGAAGAGATGCAGGCATGA
- a CDS encoding ABC transporter substrate-binding protein, which yields MLTRWVHMTAILLIVGMVVGCAGAQPAPQPTATKPIKAVLSLDWVPNTNHTGFYVALEKGWYAEEGIDLEIQIPSDPAAALKQVAYGNTEFGVSFQEEVTIARSNDIPVVSLAAIIQHNTSAFASLAETGIQRAKDIEGKRYASYGLPIERPILGQLMACDGGDINKVEFIDVGFDAFPALIGKRVDLAWIFMAWDGVQAEIKGIQLNFLPLYGSCVPDYYTPLIIAGETTIANKPDLVRRFIRATARGYEYAIAHPEESAEILLKASPETDPDLARRSQKWLSPRYQDDAPRWGVQKLEIWQNFAQFMYENNLIAKPIDPQKAFTNDFLP from the coding sequence ATGTTGACGAGATGGGTGCACATGACGGCGATCTTGCTCATCGTGGGAATGGTCGTTGGCTGTGCCGGAGCACAACCAGCTCCACAACCCACGGCGACGAAGCCAATCAAAGCAGTCCTGTCCCTCGACTGGGTACCCAATACCAATCACACAGGTTTTTACGTGGCTCTGGAGAAGGGCTGGTATGCCGAGGAGGGAATTGACCTGGAAATCCAAATTCCTTCCGACCCTGCTGCTGCGCTCAAGCAGGTCGCTTATGGCAATACGGAATTTGGGGTCAGTTTCCAGGAAGAGGTGACCATCGCCCGCTCCAATGACATCCCGGTTGTGTCGCTGGCTGCGATCATCCAGCACAACACATCTGCCTTTGCCTCATTGGCCGAAACAGGCATCCAGAGGGCAAAGGATATCGAAGGCAAGCGCTACGCTTCGTATGGCTTGCCCATCGAGCGTCCCATCCTAGGTCAGTTGATGGCTTGCGATGGCGGCGACATTAACAAAGTTGAATTCATTGACGTAGGCTTTGATGCCTTCCCTGCTTTGATTGGCAAGCGGGTTGACCTGGCGTGGATTTTCATGGCTTGGGATGGCGTGCAAGCAGAGATCAAGGGAATCCAGTTGAATTTCCTGCCTTTGTATGGCAGCTGTGTGCCGGATTACTACACACCGTTGATCATCGCCGGGGAGACTACTATTGCCAACAAACCGGATTTGGTGCGGCGGTTCATAAGGGCAACTGCGCGCGGCTACGAGTATGCCATCGCCCACCCAGAGGAATCGGCTGAAATCCTGCTGAAAGCCTCACCGGAGACCGATCCTGACCTAGCCCGGCGCAGCCAAAAATGGCTCAGCCCGCGCTATCAGGACGATGCACCGCGCTGGGGCGTGCAAAAACTCGAAATCTGGCAGAACTTTGCCCAGTTCATGTACGAGAATAATCTCATCGCCAAGCCCATTGACCCGCAGAAAGCCTTTACCAACGACTTTTTACCGTGA
- a CDS encoding ABC transporter ATP-binding protein: MTCKVEIRDIYKAYQVDGQPTEVLAGVSLCASTGTFVTIIGPSGCGKSTLFSIICGLQQPDRGEIFFDGVAVRQRLGAVGYMPQRDLLLPWRKVLDNVILGPEIHGEDVAKARREASDLLPLFGLDGFGDSYPASLSGGMRQRAALLRTFLCRKDILLLDEPFGALDAITRNGLQEWLLEVWQRFRYTILFITHDVEEAVFLSDKVYVLTARPARVRKELLIPLPRPRQRAMTLTPEFAALKQQLLEALQDSPNALPTAT, translated from the coding sequence ATGACCTGCAAAGTAGAGATACGCGATATTTACAAGGCGTATCAGGTGGACGGACAGCCTACAGAGGTATTGGCTGGAGTGAGCCTTTGCGCGTCCACTGGCACCTTCGTGACCATTATTGGTCCCAGTGGCTGTGGTAAGAGCACCTTGTTCAGTATTATTTGTGGCTTGCAGCAGCCAGACCGCGGTGAAATTTTCTTCGATGGTGTGGCAGTCAGGCAGCGCCTGGGAGCAGTGGGCTATATGCCGCAACGCGATTTGCTGCTGCCCTGGCGAAAGGTGCTCGATAATGTCATCCTGGGGCCAGAGATACATGGTGAGGATGTAGCAAAAGCCCGGCGCGAGGCAAGCGATCTCTTGCCCCTCTTTGGCTTGGATGGCTTTGGCGATAGCTACCCCGCCTCACTCTCGGGCGGCATGCGCCAGCGTGCCGCACTGCTCCGCACATTCCTGTGCCGCAAGGACATCCTACTCTTGGATGAGCCATTTGGTGCTCTGGACGCTATCACGCGCAATGGGCTCCAGGAATGGCTGCTGGAGGTATGGCAGCGCTTTCGCTACACCATCCTGTTCATCACCCATGACGTCGAGGAAGCGGTTTTTCTATCGGACAAAGTCTATGTGCTGACCGCGCGTCCTGCGCGTGTGCGCAAGGAATTGTTGATCCCTCTGCCGCGCCCCCGTCAGCGTGCCATGACCCTGACACCAGAGTTTGCAGCGCTCAAACAGCAATTGCTCGAGGCCTTGCAGGATAGCCCCAACGCTCTGCCTACCGCTACTTGA
- a CDS encoding thiamine diphosphokinase: protein MRAIIVANGRIEEGENYRSLARADDWVIAANGGAMVALQLGLEPRVVVGDLDSLPLEVRIRLEEHGCQFVGHPARKDETDTELAIRYALEQGADEIVLLAATGDRLDHTLANVFLLGMPRLEGKKAKIIAGHTEVWLLRGGNELEIQGRPGDIVTLLPLGQDAVGIDSSGLEWVLCDDTLRFGPARGVSNVMTAERARVSLRTGLLLVFRVREEIAEIAGGQETSELVEVCKEQGHLRANVIKAKLEAAGIPAILSYDAASLVFGLTVDGIGEVRILVRAKDVEEARRVLSEANEDR, encoded by the coding sequence ATGCGTGCCATCATTGTAGCCAATGGACGTATTGAAGAGGGCGAGAATTACCGAAGCCTGGCTCGTGCTGACGATTGGGTCATCGCTGCAAACGGGGGAGCAATGGTCGCGCTCCAATTGGGGCTTGAACCTCGTGTAGTCGTCGGCGACCTGGACTCGTTGCCACTAGAGGTTCGTATCCGATTGGAGGAGCACGGGTGCCAGTTTGTAGGTCACCCTGCGCGCAAAGACGAGACGGACACAGAATTGGCCATTCGCTATGCCTTGGAACAGGGAGCGGACGAAATTGTGCTCCTCGCTGCCACTGGCGATCGCTTGGATCACACACTGGCCAATGTTTTTTTGCTGGGCATGCCCCGACTTGAAGGCAAGAAGGCCAAGATTATAGCAGGTCATACTGAAGTCTGGCTGCTGCGCGGTGGGAACGAGTTGGAAATCCAAGGTCGGCCAGGCGATATTGTAACCTTGCTGCCTCTAGGTCAGGATGCGGTGGGCATCGACAGCAGTGGCCTGGAGTGGGTGTTGTGCGACGACACCTTGCGCTTTGGCCCGGCGCGTGGGGTGAGCAATGTCATGACTGCGGAGAGAGCGCGAGTCTCGCTGCGCACGGGTCTGCTGCTGGTATTCCGGGTTAGAGAGGAGATAGCAGAGATAGCCGGGGGACAGGAAACGAGCGAATTGGTTGAGGTATGCAAAGAACAAGGGCACTTGCGGGCAAACGTGATCAAAGCCAAGTTGGAGGCAGCAGGCATTCCAGCCATCCTGTCCTATGATGCAGCCAGCCTCGTCTTCGGCCTCACCGTGGACGGCATTGGCGAAGTGCGCATCCTGGTGCGTGCGAAGGATGTGGAGGAGGCGCGGAGGGTATTGAGTGAGGCGAACGAAGATCGGTGA